The Chryseolinea soli genome contains a region encoding:
- a CDS encoding HAD family hydrolase — MLQCYIFEVEYTKLKTVQRDPSIKNLIFDLGGVILDLSIDHTLQAFTKLSGMDKQKVTDLFHSSKGFEVYEMGLMNDEDFRSFVRTVYGVTSTDEEIDTCWLAMLRGIPVRKLELLERLKNSYRVFLLSNTNNIHLVHINKNMLTNSTSLDEFFHRAYYSHVMKKRKPNADIFQQVLDENDLAAEETLFLDDNLSNLEGARTLGIKTLHVSHPDIILDYFHEQ, encoded by the coding sequence GTGCTGCAATGTTACATATTTGAAGTTGAATACACAAAACTGAAAACCGTGCAGCGCGATCCTTCCATCAAAAATCTCATCTTCGACCTCGGCGGCGTCATCCTCGATCTCTCCATCGACCATACCCTGCAAGCCTTCACCAAACTCTCCGGCATGGATAAACAAAAGGTGACGGACCTGTTCCATTCTTCAAAAGGATTTGAGGTCTATGAAATGGGCCTGATGAACGACGAGGATTTTCGCTCGTTTGTAAGAACCGTATATGGCGTCACGTCCACCGACGAAGAGATCGACACCTGTTGGCTGGCCATGTTGCGGGGCATCCCCGTGCGCAAGCTGGAACTTTTGGAGCGCCTCAAAAATTCTTACCGCGTTTTCCTGTTGAGCAATACCAACAACATCCACCTGGTGCACATCAACAAGAATATGCTGACCAACAGCACGTCCCTCGACGAGTTCTTTCACCGCGCCTACTATTCGCACGTCATGAAAAAGCGCAAGCCCAACGCCGACATCTTCCAGCAAGTGCTGGACGAGAACGACCTGGCGGCTGAAGAGACCCTTTTCCTCGACGACAACCTGTCCAACCTCGAAGGCGCCCGCACCTTGGGCATCAAAACCTTGCACGTATCCCATCCCGATATTATCCTCGACTATTTCCATGAGCAATAG
- a CDS encoding PD40 domain-containing protein, giving the protein MRLLKILSIGLLVISCSEKKSETGSSAPDKTLGKQTMETFMVFQRDTVIYSKLGQDPEKQILAGYDPCISPDGKRLTFLKYGGSAREIFLVDLKTMKEVRLKVDSDNFYGAVWSPDGKYVAFNVWDDGDWAIGVVKSDNTGFTKIKGTPGYGLYQPTWSPDSKSIIAHDLMDIFEFDLTGAELQKINISETLGEDLALASDNRFWISKDKSSFFLNAGVDERMDDVEGPVYAILYVNMQTKESVRISPKKMYASDLYMIGENKLVFSASKENERQSTIYAYDFELRKLTPIIENATKPSGSILD; this is encoded by the coding sequence ATGAGATTATTAAAAATACTATCCATCGGGCTATTGGTGATTTCGTGCTCAGAAAAAAAATCTGAGACTGGAAGTTCAGCCCCTGATAAAACTTTGGGGAAACAGACAATGGAGACATTCATGGTGTTTCAGAGAGACACTGTGATTTATAGTAAACTCGGACAGGACCCGGAGAAGCAAATATTAGCTGGCTATGACCCTTGTATTTCTCCAGATGGGAAGAGATTAACCTTTCTTAAGTATGGTGGTAGTGCCAGAGAGATATTCCTGGTTGATTTGAAGACAATGAAAGAGGTCAGATTAAAAGTTGATAGTGATAATTTCTACGGCGCGGTTTGGTCGCCTGACGGAAAATACGTTGCTTTTAATGTCTGGGACGATGGCGACTGGGCGATCGGTGTCGTCAAAAGTGACAATACTGGATTTACAAAAATTAAGGGAACTCCGGGATATGGACTTTATCAACCTACCTGGTCGCCTGACAGTAAATCAATAATTGCCCACGATTTAATGGACATTTTTGAATTCGACCTTACCGGAGCTGAACTTCAAAAAATAAATATCAGCGAGACTTTAGGAGAAGATTTAGCGCTGGCAAGCGACAATCGATTTTGGATATCAAAAGATAAAAGCAGTTTCTTTTTGAATGCAGGTGTTGACGAGAGGATGGATGATGTAGAGGGCCCAGTCTATGCGATTCTGTACGTCAACATGCAGACTAAAGAATCCGTGAGAATCTCGCCAAAAAAAATGTATGCGAGTGACCTTTATATGATTGGCGAGAACAAGTTGGTGTTTAGCGCGAGCAAAGAAAACGAACGACAAAGTACCATTTACGCGTACGACTTTGAATTAAGGAAACTGACTCCAATTATTGAAAATGCGACTAAGCCATCGGGATCAATTTTGGACTAG
- a CDS encoding heme/hemin ABC transporter substrate-binding protein, which yields MKTLFSHAINNILSLLLLLISTITIAQERIITAGSALTETVCALGDCDKIIASDRTSLYPAHIQQLPSIGYRGGINAEGIISLKPTLIIAEKDYVEDAVLEQLGQSGIKLLIIDRKLEIGETKKFIMQIAAALKREAEGKKLIAKIDSDLAEANALLKKTTSHPKVICIYNRGTATVSMAGKNTFGNILSYVGATSAVADIEGYKPLNTESLIAANPDYLLMVSTGLESIGGVDGMLKVPGIAQTTAGMKRQIVAIESLKLTNFGPRVGEAIKEIVVLLHPELRSK from the coding sequence ATGAAAACGCTTTTCAGTCACGCTATAAATAACATTCTCTCTCTACTCCTACTTCTCATTTCCACCATTACCATTGCGCAGGAACGGATCATCACCGCCGGCAGTGCGCTCACGGAAACGGTATGCGCCCTCGGTGATTGTGACAAGATCATCGCTTCCGACCGCACCAGCCTCTACCCTGCTCACATCCAGCAGCTACCCTCTATAGGTTACCGCGGGGGGATCAATGCGGAGGGGATCATTAGTTTGAAGCCCACACTTATTATAGCGGAGAAGGATTATGTGGAAGACGCAGTGCTCGAACAGTTAGGGCAGAGTGGTATCAAGTTGCTGATCATCGATCGTAAACTGGAGATCGGAGAGACTAAAAAATTCATCATGCAAATCGCCGCGGCGCTGAAACGCGAGGCTGAAGGAAAAAAGCTCATTGCCAAGATCGACAGCGATTTGGCCGAAGCCAATGCTTTGTTGAAGAAAACGACTTCCCATCCGAAAGTGATCTGCATCTACAACCGCGGCACGGCCACCGTGAGCATGGCGGGCAAAAATACATTCGGCAACATTCTTTCTTATGTGGGCGCCACCAGTGCCGTGGCCGACATCGAGGGCTACAAACCCTTGAATACAGAGTCCCTGATTGCGGCCAACCCAGACTATCTCCTTATGGTGTCGACGGGATTGGAAAGTATCGGTGGCGTTGACGGCATGTTGAAAGTGCCTGGCATAGCGCAGACCACTGCCGGAATGAAACGGCAGATCGTGGCTATCGAAAGCCTGAAGCTCACCAACTTCGGTCCGCGTGTAGGCGAGGCGATAAAGGAGATCGTCGTGTTGTTGCATCCTGAGTTGCGTTCAAAATAA
- a CDS encoding FecCD family ABC transporter permease has product MNLVLATRDYRTTLILAGLGLCLIMATLFSLSVGAVSIPVKDVAVILLQKLGLFRNVTVEGMHEVVLSSIRLPRIIMTILIGASLGVSGSALQALFRNPLVEPSLIGVSGGSASAVVTVIVFGSALPLPVNGWLYHSLLQLVAFGGGMLATFIVLELSTQLGKTNIAVLILTGVALNALAGAVIGLAIFYADENQLRTFTFWTLGDLGGATWDKLRFAAPLLVTACAGLLFFAPSLNLFSLGEAEAYHTGVNVESAKRRIIIFAALAVGISVSLSGIIGFVGLVVPHVIRVSFHSDNRLVLPGSVLGGALLLVLSDVIARTVVSPSELPIGVVTALIGAPFFMGLLMNAKRKHEL; this is encoded by the coding sequence ATGAATCTTGTACTCGCTACACGTGACTATCGGACCACGCTCATCCTGGCAGGGCTAGGCCTCTGCCTGATCATGGCAACGCTTTTCTCTTTGTCGGTTGGCGCGGTGTCTATTCCTGTGAAGGATGTCGCCGTCATCCTACTTCAGAAGCTGGGGCTCTTTCGAAATGTAACCGTAGAGGGCATGCATGAAGTTGTGTTGTCGTCTATCCGGCTTCCGCGGATCATCATGACCATTCTGATCGGGGCGTCGCTGGGTGTGAGCGGGTCGGCGTTGCAAGCGTTGTTCCGGAATCCTCTGGTGGAGCCAAGCCTGATCGGTGTTTCTGGTGGCTCGGCTTCGGCGGTGGTGACGGTGATCGTTTTTGGCAGCGCATTGCCGTTGCCGGTGAATGGATGGCTGTATCATTCGCTTTTGCAATTGGTGGCGTTTGGAGGTGGTATGTTGGCCACCTTCATTGTGTTGGAGTTGAGTACTCAATTGGGTAAAACCAATATCGCTGTCCTTATTCTCACCGGTGTGGCGCTCAATGCGCTGGCCGGAGCTGTGATCGGGCTTGCTATTTTTTATGCCGATGAGAATCAACTGCGCACATTCACCTTCTGGACTTTGGGCGATTTAGGCGGCGCCACCTGGGACAAATTGCGCTTTGCTGCTCCCCTCCTGGTTACCGCGTGCGCAGGCTTATTATTCTTCGCGCCTTCACTGAACCTCTTTTCATTGGGAGAAGCCGAAGCCTACCACACCGGCGTGAATGTTGAAAGCGCCAAACGACGCATCATCATTTTTGCAGCCCTCGCGGTGGGCATCAGCGTGTCGCTTTCGGGTATCATTGGATTTGTGGGATTAGTGGTTCCGCACGTGATCCGCGTCTCCTTTCACTCCGACAACCGGTTGGTGTTGCCCGGCTCAGTTTTGGGCGGGGCTTTATTGCTGGTTTTGTCCGACGTGATCGCCCGTACGGTAGTGAGCCCTTCCGAATTGCCCATCGGCGTGGTGACGGCGCTGATCGGCGCGCCGTTTTTTATGGGATTGTTGATGAATGCCAAACGCAAACACGAACTATAA